A region from the Dendropsophus ebraccatus isolate aDenEbr1 chromosome 1, aDenEbr1.pat, whole genome shotgun sequence genome encodes:
- the LOC138783952 gene encoding olfactory receptor 5AR1-like, which produces MNDCINASSENEFYIVAFSMSSMGRLGLFLGLLIIYLVAFLGNLTIIVLVCMVPKLHTPMYFFLCNLAIVDITSTSTCIPKLLAITLTQNHGISFNCCMSQMFFFLLCANGEIFTLTSMAYDRYVAICNPLQYYSIMRKNVYMVMAAISWMIAIFNALSHTVLTSILQFCDSHNVDNFFCDLNSVIALSSTDTTSRKVFMFIETVIISFVQFLLTIISYIFIFSAILKIHTSAGRMKAFSSCTSHLITVILFYGPLMFLYMKPQSEASKEQDMLLSMLYMVAVPMLNPLVYSLRNKEVREAILTLVKEIKIMIYLQG; this is translated from the coding sequence ATGAATGACTGTATAAATGCTAGCTCCGAAAATGAATTTTACATTGTTGCTTTCTCCATGTCGTCAATGGGACGACTTGGGCTATTTTTAGGGTTATTGATCATTTATCTGGTGGCCTTTTTGGGAAATTTGACAATTATTGTTCTTGTATGTATGGTACCAAAATTACACACCCCAATGTATTTCTTCTTGTGTAATCTTGCCATTGTAGACATAACATCTACTTCTACTTGTATTCCTAAGCTTCTTGCTATAACACTGACCCAAAATCACGGAATCTCATTTAATTGTTGCATGAGccagatgttttttttccttttatgtgCAAATGGTGAAATTTTCACGTTGACGTCAATGGCCTATGACCGCTATGTGGCAATATGTAACCCCCTACAATATTACTCAATAATGAGAAAGAATGTGTACATGGTAATGGCGGCCATCTCTTGGATGATTGCCATTTTCAATGCTTTATCACACACAGTACTTACTTCTATATTACAATTCTGTGATTCCCACAATGTCGATAATTTCTTCTGTGATCTGAACTCAGTGATAGCTCTTTCATCTACGGACACCACGAGCAGGAAGGTTTTTATGTTCATTGAAACTGTTATTATTTCCTTTGTACAGTTCCTTCTAACTATAATCTCATATATATTTATCTTCTCCGCCATCTTGAAGATCCATACCTCAGCAGGACGGATGAAAGCTTTCTCCAGTTGCACCTCCCACCTCATTACGGTTATATTATTCTATGGACCTCTTATGTTCTTGTACATGAAACCTCAATCTGAAGCTTCTAAGGAACAGGACATGTTGCTTTCGATGCTCTATATGGTTGCTGTCCCGATGTTAAATCCTCTGGTCTACAGTTTGAGGAATAAAGAGGTCCGGGAGGCGATTCTCACATTagttaaagaaataaaaattatGATTTATCTACAAGGTTGA
- the LOC138783959 gene encoding olfactory receptor 13C9-like — protein MDDCINGSAEHKFYIDAFSVSSVQQLFLFLGLVTIYLVAFLGNITIIIIICLVPKLHTPMYFFLCNLAIVDITSITTCIPKFLAITLTQDHGISFAGCITQLFFFILCADGEIFILTSMAYDRYVAICKPLQYYAIMRKNVYIVMAASTWIVSTLNSLSQALLTSILQFCHLYDINNFFCDLNSVIVLSTTDLTSRKIVMFFEAVFVSLIQFLLTIISYVFIFSAILKIRSSAGRMKAFSSCTSHLIIVVLFYGPLLFLYMKPQSEESIEQDKLLSMLYLVAVPLLNPLVYSLRNKEVWGAIVTIIK, from the coding sequence ATGGACGACTGTATAAACGGGAGCGCCGAGCATAAATTTTATATTGACGCCTTCTCGGTGTCTTCAGTCCAACAGCTTTTCCTATTCTTAGGCTTAGTCACCATTTACCTGGTGGCATTTTTGGGCAacataacaattattattattatatgtttgGTACCAAAGTTACACACCCCGATGTACTTTTTCTTGTGTAACCTGGCCATTGTAGACATCACTTCCATTACTACTTGTATTCCTAAGTTTCTTGCTATCACATTGACCCAGGATCATGGGATTTCATTCGCTGGTTGTATCACCCAGTTATTCTTTTTCATCCTATGTGCCGATGGTGAAATTTTCATCCTCACGTCAATGGCCTATGACCGCTATGTTGCGATATGTAAGCCATTACAATATTATGCAATCATGAGAAAGAATGTGTACATCGTAATGGCGGCCTCCACTTGGATAGTGAGCACTCTAAATTCTCTATCGCAGGCACTACTCACCTCCATATTACAATTCTGTCATTTATACGATATCAATAATTTCTTCTGTGATCTGAATTCAGTGATTGTCCTCTCTACTACAGACCTCACAAGCCGGAAGATTGTTATGTTCTTCGAAGCCGTCTTTGTGTCCCTTATACAATTCCTGCTAACTATCATTTCCTATGTCTTTATCTTTTCCGCCATTTTGAAAATTCGTTCCTCGGCAGGACGGATGAAAGCCTTTTCCAGCTGCACCTCCCACCTCATCATAGTTGTTCTATTCTATGGACCCCTTCTGTTCTTGTACATGAAGCCTCAATCCGAAGAGTCAATAGAACAGGACAAGTTACTTTCCATGCTTTATCTTGTTGCAGTTCCATTGTTGAATCCTTTGGTCTACAGTCTAAGAAACAAAGAGGTTTGGGGAGCAATTGTAACAATAATCAAATAG
- the LOC138783941 gene encoding olfactory receptor 5G29-like, translating into MDFGAARTALFSQVILFVLFLIIYVCSFICNLCMMLIIRTMHNLLSPMYYFLNHLSFIDLCFSSSITPRILADFTSKTKSIPSIACATQMFCFSLFAASESLQVSAMAYDRYIAICRPLVYHSMMNKTMCGGLALGAYVCSFLVSITITLLVFPLCGSNTVINHFYCDTPPLLKLTCGHSQIRKYIVIALTRAIGSACFFVILFSYVYILPTILGIHSKDGRSEAFSTCASHLTVVITFYTTALGNYFRARMGLNAGNIGKVFFYTVTPPLLNPLIYSFKNTEVKSAIVKFFHLEKDQKLS; encoded by the exons ATGGATTTTGGGGCAGCCAGAACAG CCCTTTTTAGTCAAGTAATATTATTTGTACTATTTTTGATCATTTATGTGTGTTCTTTTATATGCAACCTTTGTATGATGCTCATAATAAGGACGATGCACAATCTTCTTTCACCAATGTATTATTTCCTCAACCATTTATCTTTTATAGACTTGTGTTTTTCTTCAAGTATTACGCCCAGGATTTTGGCAGATTTCACTTCCAAGACAAAGTCTATTCCCTCAATAGCGTGTGCTACTCAAATGTTTTGCTTTTCTCTCTTTGCGGCCTCTGAGAGTCTACAGGTATCAGCCATGGCGTATGACCGGTATATCGCGATATGCCGACCTCTTGTCTATCACAGTATGATGAATAAGACTATGTGTGGGGGGTTGGCACTAGGAGCCTATGTTTGTAGTTTTCTTGTATCTATTACTATCACTTTACTTGTGTTTCCTCTTTGTGGTTCTAACACAGTCATCAATCACTTCTATTGTGATACCCCCCCACTTCTGAAACTCACGTGTGGCCACTCTCAGATCAGAAAATACATAGTCATTGCATTGACTCGTGCAATAGGAAGCGCCTGTTTCTTTGTAATATTGTTTTCCTATGTGTATATCTTACCGACCATTCTAGGAATTCACTCAAAAGATGGCAGATCCGAAGCATTTTCTACCTGCGCCTCCCACCTAACGGTAGTCATTACCTTCTACACCACTGCCCTCGGAAATTATTTTAGAGCAAGGATGGGTTTAAATGCAGGTAATATCGGGAAGGTCTTTTTTTACACGGTGACTCCCCCATTATTAAACCCTCTTATATACAGCTTTAAAAACACAGAAGTTAAAAGTGCTATAGTCAAATTTTTTCATCTAGAGAAAGATCAAAAACTTTCTTGA
- the LOC138783968 gene encoding olfactory receptor 1J4-like yields the protein MNASSENEFYIVAFSLSSVKQHWLFLGLLTIYLMALLGNLLIIILVCLTPKLHTPMYFFLCNLAIVDLISTSTCICKLLAITMTQDHGITFLWCMIQMFFFILCANGEIFILTSMAYDRYVAICKPLQYFSIMRKKVCIIMAAISWIAATSNALAHTVLTSILQFCKSHDINNFFCDLYSVIGLSSTDITSRKVFTFCEVVLITILQFLLTIVSYIFIFSTVVRISSSAGQMKALCSCTSHLITVILFYGPLMFLYMKPEASKELDMLLSMLYTVAVPTLNPLVYSLRNKEVREAFLTFIKEIKLNVYEFLIFG from the coding sequence ATGAATGCTAGCTCTGAAAATGAATTTTATATCGTCGCCTTCTCGTTGTCTTCAGTAAAACAACATTGGCTATTTTTAGGGTTATTGACgatttatctgatggctttattGGGCAATTTGTTAATTATTATTCTTGTATGTTTGACACCAAAATTACACACCCCGATGTATTTCTTCTTGTGTAACCTGGCCATTGTAGATCTCATATCCACTTCTACTTGTATTTGTAAGCTTCTTGCTATCACAATGACCCAGGATCACGGGATCACCTTTCTCTGGTGTATGATCCagatgttttttttcatcctgtGTGCTAATGGTGAAATTTTCATACTTACCTCAATGGCTTATGACCGCTACGTGGCGATATGTAAGCCCTTACAATATTTCTCGATAATGAGAAAGAAGGTGTGCATTATAATGGCGGCCATCTCTTGGATAGCTGCCACCTCCAATGCTCTAGCACACACAGTACTTACCTCCATATTACAGTTCTGTAAGTCACATGATATCAATAATTTCTTCTGTGACCTGTATTCAGTGATCGGTCTCTCCTCGACGGACATCACAAGCAGGAAGGTTTTTACCTTCTGTGAAGTTGTCCTCATTACGATTCTACAATTCCTCCTCACTATAGTCTCTTACATCTTCATCTTCTCTACCGTAGTGAGGATCAGTTCTTCAGCGGGACAGATGAAAGCGTTATGTAGCTGCACCTCCCACCTCATCACAGTCATATTATTCTATGGACCTCTTATGTTCTTGTACATGAAACCTGAAGCTTCTAAAGAACTAGACATGTTGCTTTCGATGCTCTATACCGTTGCTGTTCCAACGTTAAATCCTCTGGTCTACAGTTTGAGAAATAAAGAAGTTCGAGAGGCTTTTCTAACATTCATTAAAGAAATAAAGCTAAATGTCTATGAATTTTTAATATTTGGATGA
- the LOC138783945 gene encoding olfactory receptor 5V1-like encodes MNDCPNGSSENEFYILAFSMSSMQLELFFGVLVIYLMAVLGNLTIIFLVILAPRLHTPMYFFLCNLAIQDAASTSTSIPNLLAITLTQNHRISFSCCMTQMFFFILFANGEMCTLTSMAYDRYVAICKPLHYYTAMEQNMCIVIAAFTWVIAALNALLHTVLTSILQFCYSHDINNFFCDLNSVIALSSTDVTSRKVVMVSEAIIITFGQFLLIIISYVFIFSTILKIRSSAGRMKAFSSCTSHLIIVILFYGPIIFLYMKPQSEDPKEDDMLLSMLYLIVVPLLNPLVYSLRNKDVWEAIVTLMK; translated from the coding sequence ATGAATGACTGTCCAAATGGTAGCTCTGAAAATGAATTTTACATTCTCGCCTTCTCAATGTCTTCAATGCAACTTGAACTGTTTTTCGGGGTTTTGGTCATTTATCTGATGGCCGTTTTGGGGAATTTGACAATTATTTTTCTTGTCATTTTGGCACCTCGGTTACACACTCCAATGTATTTCTTCTTGTGTAACCTCGCTATCCAAGATGCCGCCTCCACATCTACAAGTATTCCGAATCTGCTTGCTATCACCTTGACACAGAATCACAGGATTTCTTTTTCTTGCTGCATgacccaaatgttttttttcatcctgttTGCTAATGGAGAAATGTGTACGCTCACGTCCATGGCCTATGACCGGTATGTAGCCATATGTAAGCCCTTGCATTATTACACAGCTATGGAACAAAACATGTGCATTGTAATAGCGGCCTTCACTTGGGTCATTGCTGCTTTAAATGCTCTATTACATACAGTACTCACCTCCATATTGCAATTCTGTTATTCACATGATATCAATAATTTTTTCTGTGATCTGAACTCAGTGATCGCTCTGTCTTCTACAGACGTTACAAGCAGAAAGGTTGTTATGGTCAGTGAAGCCATCATTATAACCTTTGGACAGTTCCTCCTCATTATAATCTCATATGTCTTTATCTTTTCCACCATCTTGAAGATCCGTTCCTCGGCGGGACGGATGAAAGctttctccagctgcacctcccaCCTCATCATTGTCATATTATTCTATGGAccaattatattcttgtacatgaaaCCTCAATCTGAAGATCCTAAAGAGGACGACATGTTGCTGTCAATGCTTTATCTTATTGTAGTGCCATTGTTAAATCCTTTGGTCTACAGTCTAAGAAATAAAGATGTTTGGGAGGCTATCGTAACATTAATGAAATAA